The Capsicum annuum cultivar UCD-10X-F1 chromosome 1, UCD10Xv1.1, whole genome shotgun sequence sequence ATCTATTCTTGCTAGGTCTGCCTGGTAGTTTTCTAGTTTCAGGAGGTATAACAGGAAGGTTAGTTGATGGTGGCCATATTTTCATTCCACTGACAGGTTTAATGAAGTAGTTATAGGTCTTGAGGTAGGTTTGTTTGCTATACCAATGCGCAACATAGTGAATAGGCTCCAATCTTCTAAAATGTAGTGCAGCTATAGCATGACAACAAGGCACACCCTTTAGCATCAAAGATCTACAAGTACAAGTGTTGTTACTCAAATTCACTGTGAAGGTATTACCCCAACTGTCCTTAACCTCAAAATCATATTCACCATTCCATTCAAGTGTACACTtcattgattttgatgtgttCTCTTTCAATACCTTTAAAGCCATTGGTAAAATATATGTTATCCAAGTATTAGAGAACTCCCTCAACTGTCCAATTCTTCTCATCATTTTAATCCTTATTTCCTCAAGCATTGTAATAATGGTCTTATGTCTTAGACCCAATATCCATGAATTAAAACTTTCAGCCATGTTGTTGTCAACACTATCacaacaacataaatttttgaagtaGACCTTAGACCATCTTTCAATGTTGTACCACAGTAGATCATCTACTATCTTGTCACCTAACATCTCCATATGATCTAGATTTtttgtcaactcttgctcatacGTAGACTTGGCATAtcccaaaaaataatttcttctttcaattccttttcatTGTTTGGACCAGTTAGCAAGAATGTGTCTTGTACACATTCTTTGTTCTGCATTTGACAGCAACTCATGAATAGCAATGTCAAGACCctttaacaaaatataaaaacgttagataacataataataaattaagtaaaatCAGATAATAAAGagataagagagaaaaaagttATCTTCTGCATATCAGAAATAGTTGTTAGTTCTGTCCCATCTCCTTTACTAGCCTAATAAACCATCTCTAAGTGaagttattttcaacttcaaccactgcCCAGGCCAGTGGTAGCATCTGGTTGTTCCCATCTTTGCAAACTGCTACAAGTAATTGCCCTTTGCAAATACCTTTCAAAAAACAACCATCAAACCCAATACATCTTCTACATCCAGCTTTGAATGTtttcttcaaagcatcaaaacaaatataaaatgcCTGAAATCTTCTTCCTCCCTCTTCAAAAGTTTCTTCACTAAGCCTTATCACACATGTACTTCCTGGATTACACTTCAAAAGTTCATCCCTATAATCCAATATTCTTTTAAATTCCTCCATATGATCACCCATAATTTCTTGCAAGACAATATTCCTGGCTTTTCTTGCAACAGTTCTACCAACATACACCTGCAaatctattttcatcaaattctGCAATTGAAAAACTCTAATTCCAGGTTCAGAAATAATTTTGTCCTTGTATCTTTCTACTAAGTATTTTGAATTGACCAATTTATTTTTGGTTGTGGCAGTACATTTATGGACTGGAATATAATTTTTCACAACAAAATCCTATGTCCTTGAATCATGACTACCAAACAATAACCAAGGACAACCATCTGCATATTTTACCCTCACCCTAGTTGGTTCATTAATAAACTTGTCTACTTCTACATGTTCTTGAACTGCATACCTAGTAATAGCTTCTCTGAATTGCTTAACATTTTCATAATATAAACCAGTTTTCCAAACAACTAACCTACAAGTAGGATCAAACACaattctttctttagttttttttgcTCTCCTTGTCTTTTTCCCACTACCTGAAGCCTGTTGGACctcatcttcaacatcaacatcTACATCACTGTCTATTTCAAAGCTAGCCTCTTCATCTGAATCAAAATATAGCTCATCACCACCTATCTTATctttcaaagtattttttttctgGATAAATACTCATCATatctaatatcaactttttttttgccTAATTTAACCTCTTCAGCTCTAAgacacctttttttcttttttagtttggCATCTCTTTTACTATCCCTCAAAGTCCTAACCTCCTCAAGAACATCattgtcatattcattatcaatttcatcaaacaaGTCTCCATAACCTAAATCTTCACTATTTCACTTGCACTTTCCGAATCAGATTCAATGATTGGAAATTCTGATGCAGTAGCAGCAGAAGACCCACCAACACCTGTTGAAGCTGTACCAAACTCCTCTCCAATACCAGTAGAATCCCCACCACATAACTCTTCACCAACACCAGCAGAAACCTCATCCACCTCTTTTCCAACACCTGTTGAAGCTGTACTAAACTCTTCTCCCACACCAGTACAATCCCCACTACACAATTCTTCACCAACCCCACCAGAAACCCCACCCATCTCTTCTCCAACACTTGTTGAAGCTGCACCAAACTCTTCTCCAAAATCAGTAGATTTTTTAGTTTGTACAGCCTCTTCAAACCCTAAATTCTACTATCCTCACGTGTTTGACCAGACTCTTTATGAAAAGAAGCACTAGATTCTCCACCAACATGGATTTCATATTCAAGAGAAAAAGCAGGAAGGGGGGACCACAATAGGTTCTTCAATTAAATGTGACACATATAGTTGAACAAtatctcaatttttcaatttgggtacaatacccaaaatatccctatcacaTGTAACTTTAATCAACTTAGAAGACTTAGGTGGTCTAATATAAACCACACAAGATGAACAATTATACCCAATTTCTTTGACATATCCTACAAACTCATAATAAGAGAATCTATCAACACCTACATCTAAACAATCTGTAACAATACCTCCAACATATTTAATTCGAGGTTTTTATTGTAAAATTCCTCCATGGTGAAACCTTAACGTAATGTGCacaaaatccattttcaaactgCAAAAAAGTCAGAAAAGGTACATGCATTAGCAAAagttgaaaaaacaacaaaaaaaaaaccctaaatcCTTCAAAAAATAAATGGGTTAAAACCCTACACTATGTAAATGAAAAATACCTTCAAGATTTCAGTTTTGGGCACAAATACGTTGATTCAATTGAAAATCCTTcaagaattttagtatttttgggcacaaatACGTGGGTTCAATCGATTAGGTCAATTGATTGGGATGAAAATGAAGAGAAATGACGGAAGTTGAAAGGTTTGGGGTTATTTCATTAAAGCGGGCCGGGTATTTGATTAAAATGGgtcaatattttaattaaatatacatTGGATCGGGTTATATAGGGACTGAATTTATTAAATGACGTGGACCAATTAAATAGCTCATGGTCCTACAACACAAAGGCTTGACCTGGCTGAGTGGACGAGAGGGTGAAAATAATATAGTTTGAAGTttttaaggggggtaaataaacacgtattaagtttaagtgctaaagtaagttgcaGTGACAAGTTTAGGGGGATTTTGATGCATTATCTCTAAATATTATAACGCAAAGTAATAAACAATATTATAATATACAAAACAGTTATGTATGAATCaacttatatatatgtaagtaacaaaatttaATCTAAATACTTAACCAATATTTTTTCAGATTCCATACTTTGGATACATTAATAATCTTTTTAACCATTAAATAAGATATGATTATACATTACTATGTTATAATACTTTGCAATACATGTATAACCAACCCTCATACAATATATATTACAGCGCAAAGCATAAAAcaacattataatatataaaacagttatatatgaaacaacttatacatatgtatgcaccataattaaatctaaataattaatcaatattttatcGGACTCCATACTTCGAATACATTATTGATATTATATAGTAATTACATATGTCATAACATTATATAGTGaggatattttttgaatttgaattttatccGACTCCGTACTTCGGATATAAAGAATATCAGACTTCCAAGGCTCTGAATGCCTCAATAATATAGtgatgttcatattgattttgGGAAACGGAAGAAaacaatcattttttttaaattgaatttcaaatCGCAATAACGAAAAAAAAGTGTGGTGATGTTTcaagatattttttgaatttgaatcacAGTTACTATTTTTAAGCATCCATAAAATCAGAACATTAATTACTGCTCTTACTAAGGTAAGAGAATAAttggatatgattttattttcataattttaggaAAAACAGTTTCCTCATACATTGGAGTTATGTATGAGGTACTtcgacatgtatatgtatatttccAAATCTGGGAGAGAGAAAGTCAATCCGGGAtcttatgtaattagtttcatttaagatgagatttatgttgtttatacttcatatatttcagtAAAAGAAGTATGAATTTCTTCTTCATAAATTGAAGGGTACAATTAATGTACAATTAAAATtagaggataaaattttaaaaatatcaataagaaATTTTAGTCGACAAGCTGGGAGGATAATCGTCAACTTCTTCCAAGCCTCTTGTATATATTAATAATACTATTCCTAAAGAGATTAAATGAAATGACACTACATAAAGATTATTACACTTGGTGCGTTGGTGTGAAGCTCTCTtttacactttgtttggatggtaaTTTCTCATGGTATGGTATTGtataattattaagaaaattatgtttgttttgattgtttgttAAAacatatggtatggtatggtttaatttcatggtttgaaaatcatgaaaatactcAGTTTATGTAACCACtaatttggtggtatcccataatttttttttttcaattatgctcTTACTTAATattatactagtttaggtatacgcgccttgcgcgtgtacctcactttaatgagttcaaacattatactaaataggatatttgtttaaataataaagatgaatataataattaaatttaatatcttttgaatatgttaagatgaatatttatttattaaacctaatctttaccaaaaatatttttaaaagtcgagcgacattcatctatcatatgtaaattgcaacaaaacaaaacaatgatggagacatcaaaataatacaattaaatctaatctttactcACAAAAATTTTCTGAAAGTCGTCTGAGattcatctacaacctgtaaacaataacaaaataatacgataatagagatatcaaaataatacaaccaaCAGGATGAAAAAGGTTATAGGATCTATTGTAGGACCCTCACAATCTGCTTTTATTTAGGGCAAAAGCATTATTGATAATATCCTTTTCAGCCATGAACTATTCACATGGTATTCTAGAAAGGGTCTTTCCCCCAGATGTGTGTTGAAAGTGGACCTTAGAAAAGCCTATGACTCAATAGAATAGAGCTTTATCAGGAGTATGTTAGCTGAGCTAGGTTTTCCCATGAAGTTCATAGCCTGGGTCATGGAATGCATAAGCTCTGTCTCCTATTCTTTTGTTTTAAATGGGGGTCTAACAAAACCATTCCAAGGAAGAAGAGGTGTAAGACAGGGTGACCCCATGTCACCCTATCTGTTTGTGATAGCCATGGAATATTTGAATAGGGATTTAAGTTGCATATGCAGAGAAAAGAGCTTCCAGTACCACCCAAGATGCAAAAAACTAGGGGTAAAGCATATATGCTTTGCAgatgatttactttttttctgCAAAGTTGGTTTAACCTCAGTTACTCTAATCCAGGAGGCTTTCCACAGGTTCTCCCAATCATCAGGACTACAGGCAAACATTGATAAAAGCTCAGTCTATTTTTCAGGTGTAAAACCACAAGCAAAGCATCAAATCCTTGAATATTTGGGCTACAAGGAAGAGAGTCTTCCCTTCAATTACCTAGGGTACCCCTCAACAAAAAAGGTAACTATTGATCAATGTATCCCCTTGGTGGAAAATATTGTTGAAAGAATGACATGTTGGAGTACAAAGTTACTGTCATATGCAGGTAGAGTCCAATTAATAAAGGTTGTGGTATTGGTATCCAGACATATTGGGCTCAGATATTCCTACTTCCAAAAAGAATTATGAAAATGATAAATAGGTTATGTAGAGTATTCTTGTAGAGTGGGAACATTCTGACTTCAAAAAAAGCACTGGTGGCGGGGGAGAAGATTTGCCTTCCAAAGGCTGCAAGAGGACTAAATGTTATGAATTTATCAATGTGGAATGCAGTTGCTATTACAAAATAGCTCTGGGCTCTAGCCGAAAAGAAGGATAGTCTGTGGATCAAATGGGTTCATAACTATTACATAAAACATGACACTGTGGAGTCTTGTATAAGCCCAAAAAATGCTACTTGGGCCATCCGGAACATCATTGAGTCAAGAGAGTAGGTCATGAGGGCCCCGGGATTACAAGGAAACCTACAGACTCAGTTAGTAGCATGTGTCAAAGGCTCCAAGTTCTTGATCAAAAAGCTTTATAAGGCTATGACATCTCAGTACCCAAAAGTTTCTTGGAGAAGCATTGTAATACACCCATGTATACACCCCAGACATAAATTCATTCTGTGGCTAGCTCTACAACATAGACTACCTACAGTGGAAAGACTAGCAAAAATTTGAATACAGGTTCCTATTGAATGTGTACTATGTCGAAGTGCTAATGAGACTCTTGATCATCCGTACATGGAGTGCAATGTCACTAGAAGTTTATGGAGACGATTGCTGCTATGGATGGGTGTACAGAGGAATGTGGGAGATTGGAACACTGAAGTAGAGTAGGTGGCCAAACAAGCAAAAGAAAGATCAGCCAAAAGCTCCATCATCAGTAGTGTCTTTGGAATGGTGATCAATATAATATGGAGAACACGGAACTCTATCATATTCCAACGGGGTAGCTATAATGAAGATCAATTTTGCAGGAAAATTGTTATCCATGTCCATATTCAAAGCAAAACTCAAAGGAAATGGGAAGGCCCTCTCAACAGCAAACTGCAGCACCGTGAAGAACACCACCTGAATTATTGATACAAGGTTTACATTGTAATGTTGGTTGGAAAGTCTTGATTAGTTACTACTAGATCAAATTCCCTAGCTGAATAGGTGATGTCTTAGAGATAGTATAAATTTATTACATGTATGAGAAACAGGGGGTCTGACCCTGTTTGGAACTTTGTAAATGTCCTTTTGGTGAAATAAAATgcttatttaccaaaaaaaataaaaaaatacaactaaacctaacctttacataaaaaaaatttctcaaagtcgaccaacatttatctatcacttgtaaactgcgataaaataatacgataaaagtgatatcaaaataatagaattaaacttaaactttacacacaaaaaattctcaaagtcgatcgagaTTCAtttacgaactgtaaactaccataaaataacaaactaatagaaatattacgataatacaattaaacctaacttttgcCTAAAAATTTTTCAAAGCTGACCAACATTCATCTAGTATCTGtagattaaaataatattataataaagatatcaaaataatacaattaaacataatctttacacaagaaattcttcaaagcaaatcgacattcatctacgaactgtaaactattaaaaaaatataatagtgaacacaaaacttcaattttgatccaactaattcttgtctgagccaAAATTggccctaaagaatgattttgaatgaaaataaagaagatatatatatatatatatatatatatatatatatacacacacatgttgaattctattatggtGACAAAAATGGTGAAGAATTTGAGGGtcagaaaatcaagcatccaccactctagacatgcaatcgaatcaagttagatgagcatcaatcatattctcccaataggcaaaccgatttgttcggtagtttaacgtgcatatcaatatttattgaagtatttccttaatagagtcctgttttagaagtatttttttaattgaacagtagaaagtacaatattaattaattctcctaccatatattttaagagtcccatatattttaggaagtttagtagaaagaaaaatattaattagttctcctaccatatattttagaagtctcatatattttaggaagtctacttaatataataaaaaataattaaatactaaattaaataaatagtaaaaaaacaattttatctaaagaagaatcttttaatgaaagacaaaaagttcaaatcacttttctaatagTCTTCCCacctttaatatattatagataatcttattttacttgtcataCCCGATTTTTACTTAAGATCAAAACGAGCACGATATTATAAACTCAAaacaattaatttttatatagagacgccacctaattttttagaaaaataagaaaacctatttattattaatatgtaTGACTTGTGTTTTAATCTACGAACCAAATTAAATTCTAGgtaaaagtttaaattatttcGAAGAGAAGGGATTAGACATCCTTCAGAATCTACAAATATAATTCCTGACCAGACTTagatttattaaattataaagaaaaaattaatatttataaatacaaatataaaacatGTATTAAAATGTTATAAACAATTTATATGTAAGAATGTgtaaattacatattttattataaaattatgtgtataagaagtgtgttaagataaacaaaagtatataaaaaaaaacatgaatgaaaagaaaagattgaataaagaaaaaattggttttaaagaaaagattacgCAATATTCTTTAGtgtaaaaaatatgaattatttgattaactaTCTAAgtcaatttaatataaatattgacGTCCTGATTTGCCTAACGCGTGATGAGAATcgcttaaataaaaaatatcccgcCTAGTaccccaaaaataaagattttactaTAATTAATAGTTGTACAATTGtgaaagtgtaaaaataaaacataaaaatgaaacTTTTTTTAAATGCATTTCCGATGAGTATTTTCAAtgacctgtataaacacttgtaaataaaatgttagtaacaaataaatatttatcaaaataaattaaaaagatatgtgtgcatatatgtataagaatataattttcgTTAAAAAGAGTGGGCTACGTCGTGACTACGAAGTGGCTGCTCGATTGATTGGTCGTTCTAAATCGTTTTAacaagatacgaatcataaaattTTTTGCGTTTTTATAAAATTTTCGTCATCgtccaaatttaatattttattacgtatttatatacgcAATACCTGTCTTTTTATTTATGCAGGCCTCAAAAATCGAcaaaaaatttcttcatcgaTCAAATATCGGCtattaacataaaataatatctttgataaaaTAAAGTCAATCTTTTGTAATGAGAGAACTTCAAATATACgaagagataatttcattggcaaGTATTTgcccttaatataaaataatactaacTTTATAAATAAAGTTGGAGATATAATTTCATTCGCCAACAACTTATTATCCTACGAGTATGAAATATCTGACAAACACTAGAAGGATAGAAATACCCTCTAAAATTGTCTAAAACTCATAGCAACAGTAACAGCAACATTGAAGTCAATTTCTTGAGCAAAATCAGCCACATAATTAGTGATTAGTGAAAGTAGAGTAAATATTGTGTGAACAAAAGCTGAAATGGAGCAAATGCCAATAAAATTCTAATTTGTCAAAAGTAGCAGCTAGCAGAGACAATTGTAGACTTTCCAACCCAACAATTAACAAACAAGAGTCAAAATTAAAGTTACTGGAATGAATGTTTTCGTCCAACTTTAAAGAAAAACTACCAAGACACGTATTACAAGTGAACAAAGAGAATTGCCGGAGAGCATCCAAAGCGGTCAGATGGCGGTGGTGGTCGTTGGAGGCGTGGGGCTTCGCCGGTCATCACCCCGGCGAAGCAACGGCACGAAGAGGGGGAAAAGACAGCGGCAGCGGCTGTTTCGGGCTATATCTCGCCGGTCACAACTCCGGCGAGCCAGCGGCAATGAGGAGCACGGGAAAGGAAGAAGGTGAAGGCCAGTGGCGGATGTACATCCGACTAATCCGTATATGTAAAAAACTTTTACATccgactattttttttttatatatatatatatagtagaggCTGAATCTTTCGACTAATTCGTATATGTACTACTGCACCCTTTCTGAAATTCCTGGATCTGCCCCCTGATAAAGGCCGTGGGAAAAGGAAGAGGGTGGCGGCGCTGGTGGGTTTTTGATAATGGTTTGTGCGGATGATTTGTTTTTGTGTGCGTTAGTGCGTGTAGATGTGTGGAGTGtgtgttattgtgttgtttttaaaGGAAAAGGTGTCAATGTATTTGTGGCTGTACTTACTTTGTGTTGTTTgtctctctattttttatttatattatattatgtaaaaataattaatttgatttggtgtttgtgaatagtaaaaatacaaaaaaaaaattgtaattatgaaaaaatataaagaatgttgaaaatattaaaaaaatatattaattaaaaatattataaaaatatgatgtcaTATCGCGTACGTGTGTATATTGAGTatttattatgtgtatatatattgagtatttaaaaaagaaaaataataacaaaataagatattaaatttacttttttttcaacaTATTCTTTAAACTTGGGTAGTagataaaagaaaagtcaaatgTCATAAATATGACGAGACCTTGACTTGATTAATTTGTTGTTgtgtatattaaaataattaaatcgactCACATTTGTAAGTCgtattaaataatatacaaaaatataaatgctgatgtataattattgaaaaatataaacaacaaataaaaaatataattgtcttgaaaaaaatatattatgcaataaataattaaaattatactgtgCAGTAAAATATTACAATGTTGTGATGTGTACGTATGCAAATGACTGTGcaacaatagtaaaataataataaactgataaaaattttaaaatttatgaaattaaagataattatcaataaattattaaaatatgacTACAAATgagtaaaaatcctaaaataatgatgattaacaataatttattaacaattgttaaaaaaatatgtgaaaatcgtATATTGTGTCATTTAACGATTAGGGAGCCTAAATGCGTTAATTTTTAGtatggagagccaaaattgggtgtcaacattactctttaccatatatatttaatttcaccTCCCACCCCACTCCTGCCCCCTTCACCTCCCCCTccccattaatttcttttgtaattttcttttttaaaaaatttcaaacttttgCTTATCCCACCCCCTACCTCGACCTGACCCCACCCCCTGCCAAACCCCTaccctaatttattttttaaatttatttttttaaaatatcaaaaaaaaatcttacccTACCCTCACCCCCAGCCCCCACCCCTTTTACCTACTAACGCCCCTTCCCCCTCCCTCTAcaccaattttctttttatttttaaaatttagtttttaaaactTTTCGAAAATTTTCTTAAACCACCCCACCAGCTCCATCCTctcccaaaaaaataataataattttttaatccgGAACCTAAAGGACAAATTTTTTAGTCAAAATTTCAAAAGGGTACATCAAAATGGAAAAATTTCAAAACGGACCTTGTCCATTAAAAAGTTAACGATGTTAGTCCACATATTAAAGTATAAGATAAAAACGGTgattttaccttataaggtaaataGAGTCACTTACCTTATCTATTATCTATTTGACAGATTTTGAAAAGTGCAAGGTATTACGAGGTAAATGGAGTCGTTAACCTTGTAAGGTAGGATCTCATGTTCACATTGTAAGGTAGGATCTCATGTTTACCTTATAAGGTAGGATCTCATGTTTATCTTGTAACAATTTCAAAATTCTCGATACTATATAAAGAGTGTGAGTGTAGGTTTATTTCTGCATCaactcaaaatttttttttgttaaatttcataattcaaaatatttgttgagccttattcattttttactttaaaatggATAAGGCAAGAGTAAATTTACATTGGGGTGGGAAGTTTTGCATAATGGGGATTCGATGCGATATAATTAGCGTCCTATAGTAgttcaatcattttctttatctctcaaatatgatcgtttgaaaaggttgtttaggagtaaaatgggtattacTAATTCGAAAGATGATGAGGTTATTTCTGGACGATATTCGAATTATTTTAAGTCCAACGGATAACCAATATTTAATGAAACTCCTATTTGAAATGATGatcatttatctttatttcttcGCATCATTGAAATTTTTGGTTATCACCTTAATCTACAGACGCTTGACATGTATGCGTATGTGGAACAGTCCCCGATTGTTGAAGAACGCACAGATAGTGAGTTTAATGAAACACATTATCAAAACTCACCCAACTTATGAATAATTTTGTTATGGGAAGACCTAGCAATGCGTCTATGAATTTGAAAGTTTTTAATTCAAGTGGTCCATAATATCCTTCTTCGGTGAAGGCAATTGATAGGTAATAAACAACCCATTTTATTTAATAAagtgatttttttcttataattaatgagatgatttattcatttttacgCATGTACGACAATACTGACTTAATGTAGGTTTAGGCTTAACAAATTGATATAATAACAAAAACATCTGACAAATCAGTAAGCTACAACAATGATTAATAATAGATTGAAGACATCATTCCCCCCTCCCCCaaacttgtccgctcaacttactttagcacttaaactaaattttcatttatttacccctcttaacatctttaaagtgtattaattttaacctttaaaactgaataccactctcaccaCGGAGAATGCACACACGCGCTGACACATTAACGTCATATCACTGCCACGTCAGAACCacgcaaaaaaaatatttttaaaatatatatatatatatatatatatatattaaattaaaaaaaaacctcCTACCCCCATTTTCTTTAAACCATCCCCCTCCCCCGCCCCTTCTTTACCCAGCTGTCCTCCTCCTCCTCTACCAAATCCACCCACctacatttttttctattttcctccattaaaagTCTCCCACTCCaccttcaatttctattttctt is a genomic window containing:
- the LOC107875886 gene encoding uncharacterized protein LOC107875886 — encoded protein: MEMLGDKIVDDLLWYNIERWSKVYFKNLCCCDSVDNNMAESFNSWILGLRHKTIITMLEEIRIKMMRRIGQLREFSNTWITYILPMALKVLKENTSKSMKCTLEWNGEYDFEVKDSWGNTFTVNLSNNTCTCRSLMLKGVPCCHAIAALHFRRLEPIHYVAHWYSKQTYLKTYNYFIKPVSGMKIWPPSTNLPVIPPETRKLPGRPSKNRWKE